The following is a genomic window from Antechinus flavipes isolate AdamAnt ecotype Samford, QLD, Australia chromosome 3, AdamAnt_v2, whole genome shotgun sequence.
ctttttttttttcaaaatgcacTTGAAACCCGATGGAATCACAGACAAGCAGACCGACTTTGGAAGTAAATTGATGAACTTaagatatgttttaaaagaaaaaacaaacttttaaaggTACCGTCGTCTTTCAGAACAAACTAATTGCGAGGAAGTGTTCCTCGATACTAGAATTTCAAGGTTGTATGCATTTAACTGAGTGATGTATATGAATCTTATCTGTCATGTTTGGTgctttttaatttcagaatttttttaaaaccaatgtTAAATGTTCACAGAACCCTGCACTTCCTGCGTGTGCATCCCTCTCCACTCACCTTTAAGTACTTGCATTAGCATATCGATACCCTCCTGATAACACACCAGAGCCTCCTGGTATCGGGAAGTACAGTCCAATTCCACTGCTCGTTTCAGTAGGGTGCTGGCCGCCGATGCCGCATCTAGGGGCTGCTGCAACGAGCCCTTGGCCGCCATCCCCGCCGATTGCCCATTCACTCCGCCCCACTGCTTCCCCTCCCCGACAAGGAGCACGCATGCGTGCGCCCGCTTCAGAATAGCGGTCACGTGGCGTCTGATGTGGGGCGGGACACTCGAGCGCGTCGTCCTAGTCCGAAAAAAGTCGTGACCTCTTATTCTCAACCCAGGCCTGGAAAGAACGCGTGATATACGCCCGCTGGGCCGGGTGATTCCTGAAGATCTCTTGGTCCATGATTTCTTTCACTTTCAGGAGAAATAAATCGGAGGCGGGAACCACAAGTCTCCGTGGCCGGGCGGAGCTGGTGAGTGGGAGACGGGTGGGGGAGACGCCTCCGAAAATCCCCTCATTTCCCAGGCGCCCTCATTCCCCTAAATCTAAAGGAGAGAAACAGGGCTAGGGACTATTGTAACTAATTCACTCTTCGGGTTAACTCCCCTCCtacgccccctccccccaaggtCGGGACTCTGGGAAACAACTACGcccttttctattttcccattgGCCAAGGAACAACCAATGGCTTGATTGAAACGTTTCCTATGGCCTGGAGTGAGATCACTTAGCTGCGGAGGGTTGCTGAGGGCTAATGGGAGCGCGGTGACTCTTTTTTTTTgctagtcttttcttctccaattcttcGTGatttcatttggtgttttcttggtgaAGAGACTGgtgttttgacattttcttctccagctcatttacatatgaggaaaatgagacaaaatgacttgcccaggatcccactaggtaggaagtgtctgagactagatttaaacctAGGAAGGTGAGTCTTCGTGACCTCAGCCCCGGTATTCCAGCCCCTTCCATTCCCAGTTAAGTCGTTTTTGCTACAGGATGATTCTTCGAAAAGTTTTTTGTTATCTTTCCGTGCTGTTTTCTGTAATGGATGGTTATCTAGTATagtggattattttttaaaacaaacaaacaaaaaaccaacacaCAGAAGTCGACTTTTTCCTTAGTCTTTCAAAAACCTAGTCACCCAGGAATGGTTAAAAGCAGTGATTGGAAGCCCCGAATTAGGTTTACTGGGCTTAAACTTGGAACTCCTTGTCAGTTTTGGActttaataatagaaaataatgacATACCCAGAAAATCTTATTGAACCCAGGAATTGAAATAGATTAGAAATACTAATTTGTTTAagttgcattttaatttttattgttcagaTAACataatcataatttgttcagcaattCATCTCCAGAATCAGATGTAAAATCCTGTTTGAGTTTAAAACCCATCATAACTTGGCCTCTTAATATGTTTCCATTGTGTATACACACTCcatgaattttgtaatttaattaCCCTGGGGCACTTAGCATTTGTTCTACACACTACCATCTCCTCTCAGCTTTTTTCTTTAGCTGATCTCATACTTGGAATGAATGTCCTCACCTTCAGcttggctttcttcaaattttaCTTGCAACAGACTTTTTTTGGATATCCTCCCAGATGTCTTCTCATTGATACTACTTTCATTTATGTTGTTTGTGCATATTATTTACATACAAAATTCTTGGTGACTGGCTATAGCTagctcctttcatttttttagtaGCAGTGTGGTGCAGAGATTGGTGATTTTGCAttcccttttccagctcattttacagatgaggaaactgaggcaaaaaaggtaaagtgacttgtggagagtcacatagctagtaagtgtctgaggctgaatttgaactccagaaggtgaatctttctgattccagactgggaatcagaagacttgtGTTTTTTGTCTTACTTCTACCACCAATTTGTGGTCTGACTGGGGGCCTTATTTTCATCACATGTAAAATATGGAAGTTGGATAAATTTAGACATTCTACCATTTGATAATTTTCTGACAAGGAATGACACAAATAAGATTATAGCAAAGTTCCTTTTTTGTACAATACTATTTTAACAAATGCCAGTTTTATGAAATGGGAAGTGATTGCTGAAAACTTAAGATGTTTATGAAGTGTTCATGTAATAAATAGTTAAAGTGATAGTATCCTAATTAATTTATTaggctataaaaaagaaatatttcttgtctttcatcagtcaataagcattttattaaacaactactttgtgtgccaggtactaggatacaaagaatgaaatgattcctACTCTCCAATAATTTGCATTCTAATAGGGGATGACCACAAATAAATATGttcagaataaatattttaaataacacagaataataaaatatgaggAACTTCTACCATTATTCAAACATTTTTTGAATGTCAGTTTCCAATGATTTGGGCTATGACTCATTTTGTCAAAAGTTACTTTACCAAATTGATACTTGGCAATATGTATTcagctcttttttaaaatatagaaaatccactccagcttttgtttttattttctaagtataatCAAAACTTTGCTGTTATACTTTTGCATAATGTTATTTAACTATTAACAGTAGATTATGACCAATTTCAGATATTCCCTTGGAATTACTTGCAGCTTTTCAGACAGTAATATCATTAGTGGTGATATCTAATGGCAGGGATTTTGCGCTTAATGACCCAGAGCCCTCCAGGTAGAGTACaggtatgtatttttttttttaaacagttctcATTGTATATCCCAGTTCCTTTTCATCTTCATTCTCAGTTTTATATTTCCATAGAAATGGAAATTACTTGAGAGGTCAACTAATCCCCAGCTTCTTAAGCTGATGGAGTCTTATAACTAAATATGGggatcataaaattataatttatcatgaataaatatttgatttgtatacctattttatgtgcCCATATGCCAGGGATCACAgaaaaatttcagagttcataagAAGTCCTCTCTGATCTAGATTGTCTTACCTGAACTGGAATCCCCTCTCCAAATTTTTCACCAAGTGAAAAATCCAGCCTGCACTTGAAAACAACTACTTTTGAGCACTTCTAATTATTAGGAGGTTTTTCTTTAGCCTAAATTTACTTCTTTGCAAATTCCACATGTTACTTTTAATTCTGCCATTCCAGGAGTGGGTGTGTGGATTGAACCTTAGGCCAAATAGATTTGCTGTATAGGTCTTGTCTGTTGCCTGTACTCATTTTTCTTTGCATGAAAAAAGCAAGTATGTAAATAAGGAGGTAATATAGGAAGTAAAGTTTGTGCAGGCAAACATTGGATTAGCATATATCCTCAGTCAAGGAAAGGGCATTAATAGTAGACATAAATAAACTTTTCATGAACTGTACCATGATTACTGGAAACTAGTAGTGATGGTAGCACAAAATTTAATGGCTTATTTAAGCAAATGGCATTAGAcagaaactgaagaagaaaattagtGAACTGTTTTTTTATGGATCAGTTGTGGAAAAGGTATAAAAGGTGAACTGTAGTTTTCTGCTTTATTGTAGAATGATATAATCATGTTTAAAAGGGAATTGGGATGAAGCTTTTAGTAATCATGAGTAAAAGTATTATAaacttatatttttgaaaaacaagtGACTGCTAGATTTCTGTACTAGCTGAAAAACTCAAAAACTAACactttattaactttttctagAATGTGACAAAAAGTCTGGAATCTCTCTCCTCAACTGATTGGATTCGGCATAAATTTACCAAGTCAAGGATTCCAGATAAAGTAAGAGCATTATTTAAGAGTTTGATGTGATTTTtatcttcttacattttaaagatattgtgtgtgtgtgtgttttatatcaAAGATTATGTGAAATTGCTTGTGAGATAAATGTCAttgtgttgaaaaattatgaaatgactATTGTAAAGGCAGAGATGAAGTAATGCTTAGATTTCTGATGTTAATAATAAACAAGTTATTTCTTGACCAAACTTCAGGCAAGAGGATAAGAAATTGCCATAATAACTCTTAATCCTAGGCTATCTCCTCTCTTTATACTTATCTTGGTTTTTAGCTCCTGTGGACTCAGTTATGTTTAGGCAGATGAATCCCATATCTATACGTTAAGTTGCATTTTCTCTCTTGTACTTAAGTCTTGTATCAtcaactgcctattggacatttccaCTTGGATATATCCCAAAGGCATCTCAGACTTGTGTAGGGAAACTCCCCAAACCCATCCTgaaatttccccatttttgttaATGTTGTTGACATTTTTGAATTCACTCAAGTTTACTAACTTGGCATCAAACTCCATCTCTCCCTCAACCCTATATCCAATTATTTGCTAagttggcttttatttttttccccaattacatgttaaaacagtTAAGTTTTGAGTTTCCACTTctatccctcccccttctcctccccttcagaaagtaagcaatttaatataggttatttTTTGCCAAGTCTTAGTGATCTTACTCCTACAACATCTCTCAtccatgaaatgggaataataaccaTTTTCACAGTGTCCGTTTTTGTCCCAGAAACATATGTCTGCCCTGGCCCCTTAAACAATTAAACAGTCCCCTAACTTTCCTCTTAAGTCATACTTTCCTaggagaaatgatgatgatgatagtattGATAACTCTGGTTTGTGATTTGCAAATTAATAACACTTTAATGTAGGTAGTATGGATACCAATTTggctaataaaaaaaagtaagcttAGGAGAGATAAGTGGTGGTTTCACATATAGTAATTGTTGGAATTAAGATTACTTTTACTTTAAAGAAGATATTGTGATCATAGGCAAATCAATATTAAGCAACTAATTGGCAAATGGAAACAAGTAAACTtggagatttcagaaaaataatcactttctcttcattttgaaCTCTGGTGTAGTCTAGTCACTTTTCCTTTAATGATAATCATACAGTCATCTTACATCTATGATATTTCTAAAGAGGATAAAAATCTGAAGCCATATGTATCTGGGCAAATTATCACAGTTGTTTGTTATTTTCAAGTTACTGTTTATCAAAACCACTGTTgacttaggaaagaaaaaaattgaaaacagctcattttaaaattttcacattaaaaatttgAGCTGGGAAGTTTGCAACTAGTTTTTATATGTggtaaaaatctttattttagagAGTAAGGGAATAGCAGAGTACAAAAGGCTtctgaaaaatttgaaaatactttttttttattctaattttacaggtATTTCAGCCTTCACCTGAAGCTCATGAAAAATATGGTGGGGACCCTCAACACCCTCATAAATTACACATTGTTACCAGAATTAAAAGTGTGCAAAGACGACCATAttgggaaaaagaaatcataaaggttCTTGGACTGGAAAAAGTAAATAACCTTCTTTGCTGGTTATACTTGTTTTGAATTTAGTCTATTTCTAACTTTAAGATGCAGATATTTTTGTTATGTTTGTTATTAAGCTAGTGACTATGTTGTGTAGCTTTTATCTCACAGTGCCTTCAGGAATTTGTAAAATTGTCTTTTCTTCATAGGCACATACTCCACAAGTGCATAAGAATATCCCTTCAGTGAATGCAAAATTGAAAGTGGTTAAGCATCTAATAAGGTTTGTTGTGGAATTTTaagaataattactttttttcccttaaaatttttatcattcttataaataacttttaataacattttaaatactaatttttttaatgttgtagAATCCAACCATTAAAATTACCACAAGGACTTCCAACAGAAGAAGAGATGTCAGAAACTTGCCTCAAGACCACAGGTGAACTAGTAGTTCGGTGGCATCTAAAGCCAATGCAACAAAAGGCAATTAAGGCCTAATTgctttcttactttcttcaaatattcttcacatttttattaaaatatgttttaaacatCAGTGGTCTTCATTAACTGAGCCCTCCTCCTTAGATGTTTGAATGTGTTGGATTGCTAACAGTAATCTTTATCATTATTCAATTAATAGGTAATATTTAACTGTGCTTTCAAAAATCCTTCTAATATAAATCAAAGACCAGAATTACAATCTTCAAAGAAGCTGTCAAAAGACAGTTCTTGATCAAAGACCAGAATTACAATCTTCAAAGAAGCTGTCAAAAGACAGTTCTTGATTAAGTAAACAAATTGATCTTTTTAAACCAACCTTTCCCATCATCTTTTCTCCTTATAACCAACTATTAATAGCAGCTACCAGACTTTTACTTACTTAAAGCCTTTGTCCTCcaaatcccattttttaaaaatagcttttttatttacaagttatatgtatgggtaattttacatcattgacaattgccaaaccttttgttccaatttttcccctctttcccctgaccacctctcctagatggcaggataacctgtagatgttaaatatattaaagtataaattagatacacaataagtatacatgaccaaactattattttgctgtacaaaaaagaatcgggctctgaaatattgtacaattaacctgtgaaggaaatcaaaaatgcaggcaggcaaaaatatagggattgggaattcagtgtaatggttcttagtcatctgccagagttctttcgctgggcatagctggttcagttcattactgcttcattgaaACTGACCTTCCTTAATCTGCTAAAATGGATTTAGTAATCCCATAAACTTTGATTACCTGACTTTATTTCTATAATTCCAACATAGCCAAAGTCGAAAtgacaggaggaaaaaatgtctttcaggattttttttttcttataacttaaTCTCCCATGAAAAACTTAAAGTGGGAATTAGGCTTCCTTACTAGAACAATTGTTCCAGCTATGGAAGTTcattaatcttccctttttaaaCACTCTGGTACAACTCTTAGAAGTTTTTCTGCAGCTCTTGAAAAAGATCCCAATATGAAAACTccagccaaatttcagagctcccaggtaaaggaaaaaatacaatcagccagaagaaaaaattcaagtttcATGGAGCCATCAGGatgacacaagatttagcagcttccatattaaacagagagcttagaatatgatattccagaggacaAAGGAATTAGGATCACAGCCAAGAATTACCTATGCAGCAAAACAGTATAATCCTTTTGGGGGAAATGGACATTCaaggaaataaaggactttcaggcattcttaatgaaaagaccagagctgaatagaaaatttaactttcaaatacaagactccagaacagcataaaaaggtaaacaggaaagggaaatcataagggacttattAATATTCTTACATGGAAGATGCTGCTTTATTTTTTACATTCCtatgtgggaagatgatacttttaactcataagaactttctcatcatTAGGGCAAAGGAAGAGAGAGTATAGACAGAAGGCACAGTTGTtagttgaatgtgaagggatatgttaaaaaaaaaaataaaattaaggggtgagaggaatgtactaggagaaGGCAAAAGAGACAGGTAGAATTGGATAAATTATtgcacataaaagaggcaagaaaaagctacAGTGGAGGAGATAAAGGGGAGTGAGttaaccttattctcatcagaattggctcaaagagagaataacatataaACTCATTTGCGTATGGAAATCTCTGACCTAATACAACTAGATCTGTATCCCCAAAGAGAATTAAATAGAAGAAGTTTCAGCAATATAAGATGTGAATGACctaattattctcagcaatacaatgacccaagacattCTTAAGGAGTTGTGAAGAAAAATGCTAGccatgtccagagaaagaactggtatctgaatgcagattgaagcatatttctttaattttcttgagaGGGTTTTTTGGGAGGTGGGGAGCAGGATCCATATTTTCTTTCAGGTCTTgacttatggaaatattttgcatgactacatatgtggaacctatattgaattgcttgcattctcaatgtggggtaagggaagaaagagaatctgtaattcaaaatttttaaaaattaatattaaaatttatttttatatgtaactggggcggggagaataaaatacaaagtccACAGTTTTTCTGTCtggctgcattttaaatctttcagagtAACAAAATTTACACGGACATTTTACATAACAGAcactttacattttacaaaaacATACAGACAGAATGacaagacagatacagagacaaataATTCTAACAAAATGCACAattacaattctaattttaactggTATAGCTGAGGCGCTCAGTGAGACATGCAATTGCACATCCTGTTACAACTTTATGGACAGcaggcagtttaaaaaaaaaaaaaaagcaaaagcacaGAGAGAGGCCAATTAACAGAAGTATGCagtttaagaaaggatatatccATACTAGAATAATCAGAGATGAACCAGGTAACCAGAGAGGCTCTTAAATTTTCCTCACAAAAAAAATGGTGAGCTTGACCAAGTTAGGAGCTCAGAGGATTGGAGCAGGAACAAGAACAAAGAGCTCATCGGACTAAGGGTTTTAGGGTTTGGGGAATGG
Proteins encoded in this region:
- the MRPL30 gene encoding 39S ribosomal protein L30, mitochondrial, yielding MAGILRLMTQSPPGRVQNVTKSLESLSSTDWIRHKFTKSRIPDKVFQPSPEAHEKYGGDPQHPHKLHIVTRIKSVQRRPYWEKEIIKVLGLEKAHTPQVHKNIPSVNAKLKVVKHLIRIQPLKLPQGLPTEEEMSETCLKTTGELVVRWHLKPMQQKAIKA